A region of the Mangifera indica cultivar Alphonso chromosome 10, CATAS_Mindica_2.1, whole genome shotgun sequence genome:
acaagttatttaatatttaacaattattgaatatttaaggTAACAAGTTATTGAGTATTTTTGCCACAAAACtcattattgaatatttaaggTAAATATGAtgatcagattatcacctatattattattataaatataagattgttgtaatattttattacttaaaaattaaataaaattatataagtaataaaaaatataaaactaaagtaatatttatacAAGAGGACCCAATTGATCCCTTTAGAgggtgtttagtttgaaaaatattttattattaaaattagaagattatcttaaaaataaattatcttgagGATTATTAGGtgtaaattattactatatttgataaaatttaataaactggataagtataaataattattgcattTGGTTAGGagtagtaaaaaaatattaatatattattttacttaaatatacttaagtataattattctaaaatattttcttatattatttgttatattaattaaaaatgagattatttttgctttaaaaaaattaataaataatgatatagttataataaaataaaaattatcttgagaatcttttaatacctcttatattacctaccatatcactattgataataaaattttaccagAATGTTTTACTacttgttaattaaataaattaatataagtaataaaaaataaattatcataatattctTTAATGCAATAACCAAACACACCTTCAACATATTCTCGCCTCGACAAATCTCTAAACCTGTAACCAAACACCTCCGAGGAAAATAACTGTCACTGTACATGATGCCATCTCTACCACAATTGGGTAAAAAAAGGTCGCAAAACTCATTGTAGACGATGGAACACACGAAGAAGAGGAAGATGGAAGAGACGAGAAACGGCCTACAACTTGCCatgtcatcatcttcttcttcacagGAACTCTTACGTTCTTTACTTGAACCTCTCTCTAAACCTCAGCTCGTCGAACTTCTCTCTAGAGTGTACGTTCTCACTCTCTtatgtttcttttcttgttttcacTTTGTGGATATTTAAAAGTAGGGTATTTTGTATCTGATTTTGTCTGGGATTGGTGAGATTTTGTCCGGTTGGGTTTTAATTTGacaaattagggtttttgttcTGTGCTTGAAAATTAGCCCCAAGTTTTGaacattttttgtgttttaatttagataaattggGGCTCTTCTGGGTTATCAGAAGCTCaaattagttttcttttaattgattcaattaaaatatattgcaGTATTTGATTCGGTTAAATTCTTTGGGTGGAgtgttcttaaaattttaaattagttcttgggtaattttattaatttcctaggtttattttaatttagaggaagttttaaataaattattgaactcttaaatagaaatttataaaaatttctgttgaatttaattttaaagtctCCAAATGCATAGCAAAGAATTCCAGGGTGTAAGTATTAAGTAATAACTTTTACAGTTTACTCGTGCAGAATTGTGAATCATTATGTATTACAGGAGTGAGAGTAAAAAGTTCATGGCTtgagttatttttcttttgtaaattttagGGAGAGTTTTTACTTTCCTATTGATGTTGCCGCAAAATGTATGAAGTTTCACAGTTattaaaatactgaattaaagcaatggtattaaaaaattaacaataatttgaTGAGTGTGTTGCTATACTTGTGTATGGGTGTATTTATAAGTGAATATGTACTAGGCTACTGGTGAGTTGTTTACTTGAGGCGTATATTGTGAGGCAAGTTGCAGTGTGGCATGTTTTGTTGTCTTCTTTTGTTCGTTTGTACCTGTCTCTTTGGGTCATTTTGCTTGGGTTTATGTGCTTGTGTTAAGCGAATGGATAGTGTGTGAGTGTTACCCCAATTTGTATGCTGTGTGATTGACATTGCACGTGTGTGTTTGTTTGCATGTTGATGCCCAAAGAGGGTCCCAATATCCTTCAATTGCAGAAGAAATTAAAAGTATTGCCAGTGCACATCCTGCTCATCGAAAGCTTTTTGTTCGTGGCTTGACTTGGAATACTACTTCAGAAACCTTGTGTGCTGTGAGTGATTGCTGATTGTGTTTTGTGTGCTATGGTGGTGATTGTCCCATGTAATATGAGTTCgcagagaaaagaaatttagaaaattaatcatATGGAGAATCTGTCCGTTAAATGCTCGCTctgtttgtcattttttttaaattgttgttGATCATTTAACATCTTGCTTCCATTACCTTTTTTAAGGATTTCACGGGCATCTGAATACTGCAATTTGGACTAAATGTTTTATTGGTGTGTTTTCATTTAGGCATTCCAAGTGCATGGTGAAATAGAAGAAGGGGCTGTGATCTATGATAAAGCAACAGGAAAATCGCGTGGCTATGGTTTCATCACATATAAACAAATGGAGTCAACTAAGAATGCTCTGAAAGCACCAAGCAAATTAATTGATGTAAGCATCTTGTATCTTCTTTATCATTTGCATGCTGGTGTCTCCCTTTATAAGTGAATGGACCCGCTATTGTCTTCTAATTCTGTTCATTTTGATGCACATCATTGGTAGCTATCAGCTTGTTCAGTTGCTAAAGTTTCTTGTCTTCAAACAATAGGTCCATCTTGGGAGATGGCCACCTCCTCATGTGAAGCACATAAGAAAGAGAGGCCTCTTGTTTATCATCTTTTTAGATCAGTTGAATTTCTTTTGCTACCCATTCATAGATTATATCTTGTTTAGAAACCTGTTAAAATATTAGAACTCTAAACTTGCTTGTCTTGTGTTCAACATTTGTGACTTTCTTCAGTAGATCTTTGGAAGgttcttattttgtttatatatttattatcagGGTCGGATTACTGTCTGCAATTTAGCCTCTGAGGGATTAACTGGGGCAAGCACTCCTGATCTAGCTCAGAGAAAGCTTTACATTGGGGGCTTGTCACCAGAGGTCACAACAGAGATGCTGCTTAACTTTTTCGGAAGGCATGGAGAGATTGAAGAAGGTTCAGTTGCATATGACAAGGATACAAATGATTCACGGTACATTACCATAATTGCATATGCTTGTGAAATTCCCTTTTAATCATAAATTCTTCAAATGCTTTCGCTGTCACCTTTATGTGGGAAATAAATCATCGGATTTTACTTTTGTAAATAGTGGATTTGGCTTTGTGACATACAAAACAGTTGAGGCCGCTAAGAAAGCAATAGAAGATACACAAAAGCTTCTTGGGGTGAGTGATTATAATGAGTCCTCTATTCATTATATCTTACTTCATGCACGATTGTTTCGGGGATAGTTTGTTAAATAAATCTTTGTACCTTGAAAAATCTTCATCTTGGACATCAAGCACCGACCAAAGATGAAGAGTTATAGAGCCTTGTAATGATGTTTGTTATTTGGGTGCAGGGGAGAAGTGTTACTGTGAAGCTTGCGGATACTCACAAGGATAAAA
Encoded here:
- the LOC123226996 gene encoding UBP1-associated protein 2A-like, giving the protein MEHTKKRKMEETRNGLQLAMSSSSSSQELLRSLLEPLSKPQLVELLSRVGSQYPSIAEEIKSIASAHPAHRKLFVRGLTWNTTSETLCAAFQVHGEIEEGAVIYDKATGKSRGYGFITYKQMESTKNALKAPSKLIDGRITVCNLASEGLTGASTPDLAQRKLYIGGLSPEVTTEMLLNFFGRHGEIEEGSVAYDKDTNDSRGFGFVTYKTVEAAKKAIEDTQKLLGGRSVTVKLADTHKDKTVQMQISPAMINLAGIPLATGYPQPGKVHANTLPIGYNYPQNVASYLNFSYASPPAAAAQYPTQPSMSYPPLSVKDPIGISPSTPVGMGKYPFYLGKQ